From the genome of Mustela erminea isolate mMusErm1 chromosome 3, mMusErm1.Pri, whole genome shotgun sequence:
aataatgggatcaaagtttactaagacGGAAGTGCTTAAGGCTAACGGCACTTCGCTAAAAACGAAAGCAGCTCGGCAGTTCTTGAAAAAGGTTGAGGACTTCTTAATATTCCTCAGTGGGAACATTTGGGGGAAGaaccataaaacggttaaaaatgttatcgaggaAGGTGTTGAGGTGATGGAGCAAGacagagaagcctctaaggcaggatctagcagagggggaaaaagttcggaggagagctcctctgaagatgagcttggggaagccatgacgcacttaaaattaaaagaggaagtccctaacgaacctttaaagggaaggacatacaaagaagccgggaaaaaatatgactccctagcgccctctgtcagaaggtcaagaattcctacccctgaatgtaggcctatagcgccacctgcagaatggccgccacttcatgctcccgaggggcatgcggttgtccagaatgtagatgcaggatggagggacattatggactttactaaaccctcccctcttgcatacccagtgttagaagatcaaaatcaacagaggtttcatcaaccactagacttcaaacttattaaacactttaaggaagcagtcactacttatgggccacaggctgcttatacactttcacttttggaagcagtCGGTAGCATGAACCTTATCCCAGACGATTGGActaacatggcaaaagcaactctgtctggtggacaatacttgatttggaaaactgcttggcaagagTGTAGCTCAGAAACTGCCCAGCGTAACGCCGTGTCAGGGAATCCCCACTGGAATATTGACATGCTCATGGGAGGAGGTCAATTTGTGGGACAAAACAGTCAGATTGGGTCCCCCCCAGGGGTGTATGTACAGatagcagctgcagccactagGGCTTGGAAGACCATACAGGGTTCTGGCGATTTGCAGGGACAACTTTCCAAGGTGTTGCAGGGGCCTAATGAACCCTATGCTGACTTTGTAGATCGTCTGCTCCAAGTAGCAAGGCGCACATTTGGGGATGTGGACTAAGCAGTGCCCTTTGTTAAACAATTAGcctatgaacaagcaaataaatgatgTAGAGAGGCTATCCGCCCTTGGAAGTCTAAGGACCTGATTACGTATATCAAAGTGTGTCGAGACATCACTGATACAGTTGTTCAGGGCCAAGTTATGGTAGCAGCAGTAGCCCAAGGGATAAGAAGTTTCAATGGAGGAACCAGGAGTTCTTCcaaggcttgtttcctttgtAGAAGGGACGGTCATCTTAAGAGGGATTGTCCAGAGGGTAAAGGATCTCCTAGATCTGTCAAGCCCGCACCTGGGTTGTGCCCTTGTTGCCGTAAAGGGAATCATTGGGCTAATGAATGTAGGTCCCAGAAAGATATTCAAGAAAATCCCCTGCCACCAAATAACTGGATTCAATCCAATGACTCAATAAACGGGAAGCAGGGCCCCGCGCCCCGGGGACCGACACAAATTTATGGGGCACTAACGCAAATGCCCAGGACATGGTATCCTCCCTCGGAGAAAGGCGCGCAACCTCTGGATCAGCAGGGCTCGATATCAGAGCAGCCGCCCGAATGGTCCTAACACCGGAgatagatcacatcagagcccatatgagcctaccgggaccattatccgagggcaatgctctagcagaccacaatagttgtttccaacttatttgccctaccttagaacagacgaagctgttccatagcaaatggcacgtgaattctaataccttaagatatagattccatatcaccaaagaacaggcaagagatatagtaaggacctgtgggaattgtgccacattactccctcagccttccttgggggtaaatcccaaaggccttcaagctaattacctgtggcaaatggatgtcacacatgtacctgaattcgggcaacaaaagtacgtacatatatcagtggacacttattcgggtatcataatggctactcccttcacgggggagaattcaaaacaagtcatcacacactgcctacgatgcttcgcagattagggtatcccaaaacaaataaagacagataatggacctgcaaaatctatccatcaattcctgagtcaatttggtatagtccattCTACAGGTATACCctacaatccacaaggtcaaggaataattgaacgcaccaatggcaccttcaaacgatgcttacaaaaaataagaaaagggggaataggggatgactacaagtcaccccatgatcttacatctctcaccctttacattttaaattttttgtccttggaccataatggtacatctgcagcggAACAGGCATGTGGCGGTTACCGAACGCACTCTAgtcaggcaaagtggaaggatatactcacgggccaatggagaggctctgacccggtcctaagatggcaccgaggttctgtttgtcttttcccACAGGgtgcccaagtgcctatctgggtcccggagcgactgattagaagaatcgatcaacatggcccgccccgtcctgatgctcGGCCTGATAGCAATCCTGGCGACAtcagcatcccttcaacagatgcaccaatgggcaatagagaaagcctggccgttccccatgccactgacgaatgagtccaccatcctccctcctgtatacctactttcattcccatgcccgtttctgtaaatcctaacGATTtgcctgtattgctctcaagacataaaagagactttgggatcactgcagccattattgtGGCTGTAGCGGCCTCCGCAGCTGCAGCAATTACAacggctgtagctctcaccacgTCTGTACAGACTGCCTCCACTCTTAATAACCTAACTACGGGAGTTGCAAAAGCCCTTGCCACACAAGAACTAATTAATGGCCACCTTCAAGCCGGTATTATGATCGTCAATCAGCGAGTAGATCTAATCCAGGAACAAGTGGACATTgtccagaaactattgacgaccggatgcatccaatcactttctcgactttgcataacctccgtggcctataatgacctttctattgcagctaatctgtcgaaagagttaagcagaCACCTAAATGGGACATGGTCCAATCAATATTATAATTTGACAAGATTGTTAAGACAACAAATATTCACTATTAATGCAActaagattgacatagctccattacagaattgggtatctgttgtaaacCAATCACTCTCATTTGCTAAAGAGTGGGCCGGTATGGGTGCACTATTAATTGGACTACTCCTGAGCTTGATCCTTATGTTCCGCTGTTTTGCATCATTACATAAACAACAACGTAGAcaacagttggcgctagtacaagcttgcatggcactggaagttggcatatttccccaaatctggctggcagcgctaggtcggtagtcaatgacgggtaagattggctgcatgcacatagcaacctaagccaggagttctccaaccagggggaattatccgatgacgggtaagcatgttcatggcagctgacaacctaagacaggcacgatctcctgccttgcatgcctaatataaaagaaaagggggagatgtcggtgcccgaaagtaaacatgCCATTAAGATGgtggctggatgcgagccagtaggcggagcTAAGGATTAAGGAAGTAGTCCAAAATGCCtcttgtatctatgtggctgcaagTGATTGGTTGTACAactttggtatatatacacatgtgcgGGCTGTGAGGGGGAGATCCCAatagctacccagaaataaagcttgcttcgctgaggtctcctggtcgttcttgctggcgagagcgacactgTAGCATTTAGGTCCCAGTTGGTAAGGAATTGCTTGATAACGGACAGCTTCCCTGGTTTTTGCCACGTTGCTCCAATATAGGACCAACCACAAAATGCCAGTTATATGTCCTAACTGATCACACAGCATGCTCCACTTTCGGTTAGCCTACCTTCTGTTCCCCCAGGCCAACAGTCTCCAATCAGGGCAAACAAGaagctttccattttttcctatcACAaatctttcccactcccctgcttgccTTTTAGTCTCTGCCAAATGCCAGTAATGGTGGCTGATTTCCTGGCTGCAATCAAGATCTGATAAATATACTTCGCTTGTTCTCATTTGAGAGATGTTGGATTATTTTACACTATTAAGGAAAACAACCTTTATGCTAAGTGCACCTAATTAAGCAATGAttcttacataaataaacattGCTTTTGGTCCCTATTTCTAAAGAATGCCCCTTTTGACTTGAAACCTTGAGATTGCTTCTAAATTAGTAGAAATTTCTGCCttcctcattcattttcttttatctcatttgTGTACTGTCTTACAGATTCTCTATATGATAGaaacactattttccaaagtaacATAGTGTATTTAAACCCATGGTATTAGTACTTATGACGTTCTTTTATGATCTGTATATCATATTATTAGCAAAAATATGTTACTCTTAACCCGATATTGTTC
Proteins encoded in this window:
- the LOC116587269 gene encoding uncharacterized protein LOC116587269, encoding MARPVLMLGLIAILATSASLQQMHQPTFIPMPVSVNPNDLPVLLSRHKRDFGITAAIIVAVAASAAAAITTAVALTTSVQTASTLNNLTTGVAKALATQELINGHLQAGIMIVNQRVDLIQEQVDIVQKLLTTGCIQSLSRLCITSVAYNDLSIAANLSKELSRHLNGTWSNQYYNLTRLLRQQIFTINATKIDIAPLQNWVTSRYDLPTIAIVYGSVFSKKQPFQTLNWSLRVGIGLEGFPIMAPTIFSLSGLIWLLVECCQDGRLTFQITGHDILVFDPQVSC